Proteins encoded within one genomic window of Natator depressus isolate rNatDep1 chromosome 1, rNatDep2.hap1, whole genome shotgun sequence:
- the LOC141995950 gene encoding olfactory receptor 52R1-like — MQETPFCLSVGHLFPYSMSDSNTTHFTNPSTFILLGIPGLEASHVWISIPFCTMYIIAILGNFTILFTVKTEPSLHGPMYYFLCMLAVTDLVVSTSIVPKMLAIYWLNSREIDFSSCLTQLYFFHCFSGMESGIYVAMAFDRYVAICHPLRHSTILTNSVVAKIGLALMLRSGMVTVPYPFLLRQWPYCRTNIIPQPYCAHIAVVKLACADTRISSYYGLFVVFCVIGLDVIFIALSYTQILRAIFSLPTKDTRIKTFRTCISHLCAILAFYIPSLFLSLMYRFGQNVPLHFHVLIANVYLLMPPMLNPIIYGVGTKQIRYRLFRLFTHNRT; from the coding sequence ATGCAGGAGACACCATTCTGCCTCAGTGTTGGACACCTTTTCCcctactccatgtcagattccaacacaacccacttcaccaacccctccaccttcatcctgctgggcattcctggcctggaggccTCCCacgtctggatctccatccccttctgcaccatgTACATCATAGCCATCTTGGGTAACTTCACTATCCTGTTCACCGTGAAGACAGAGCCAAGTctccatgggcccatgtactatttccttTGCATGCTGGCCGTCACCGACCTGGTTGTATCTACGTCCATTGTGCCCAAAATGCTAGCAATATACTGGTTGAATTCCAGAGAGATTGATTTCAGTTCCTGCCTCACCCAGCTGTACTTTTTTCACTGCTTCTCAGGGATGGAGTCTGGGATCTACGTGGCCATGGCTTTTGATCGCTATGTGGCCATCTgccatcccctgagacattccaccatcctgacaaaCTCCGTGGTGGCCAAGATTGGCCTGGCCCTGATGCTGCGCAGTGGAATGGTCACAGTGCCCTATCCCTTCCTGTTGAGGcagtggccatattgcagaaccaacatcatccCCCAGCCATACTGTGCACATATAGCCGTGGTGAAACTGGCCTGTGCCGACACCCGCATCAGTAGTTACTACGGCCTTTTTGTGGTATTCTGTGTGATTGGTCTGGATGTGATTTTTATTGCCCTGTCCTACACCCAGATCCTCAGagccatcttcagcctccccacaaaggacACCCGGATCAAGACTTTTAGGACCtgcatctcccacctctgtgcaatcttagccttttacatcccaagtctcttcctctccctcatgTACCGGTTTGGCCAGAATGTGCCCCTGCATTTCCATGTTCTCATTGCTAACGTTTACCTCTTGATGCCCCCCATGCTAAATCCCATCATCTACGGAGTGGGGACCAAACAGATCCGGTACAGGCTGTTCCGGCTCTTTACTCATAACAGAACCTAA